A portion of the Paucilactobacillus hokkaidonensis JCM 18461 genome contains these proteins:
- a CDS encoding metal ABC transporter solute-binding protein, Zn/Mn family translates to MLHKRTFILTTLLAMMVLVLSGCQAQATKAQKPIRVVSSLDFYGDAASQVAGKYGQVTSIIHSSSVDPHDFEPTTKNAKAVSKANIVIQNGNGYDDWLGKLVKANDQKIIDFKVSEDLLKFPTGSNEHVWYNPTTMPKLANELANQFSKLDSSHTKYYRQNAAKYIQSLAPLQKLIKTVKQNVDQNNKLVDVSEPVFSIALAHLGYQVNNPHFAKAIEDGNDPSPADIAKMQADIRQRKIAFLVVNTQESDSIVDNMAKLARKHNVPILKVTESLPAGLNYKQWMMNQYEQLRKIQQGM, encoded by the coding sequence ATGCTGCACAAAAGAACATTTATTTTAACAACGCTGTTGGCAATGATGGTACTGGTCCTTAGTGGCTGCCAAGCACAAGCGACCAAAGCACAAAAACCAATTCGGGTGGTCAGCAGTCTCGATTTTTATGGCGATGCAGCTAGTCAAGTAGCCGGTAAATATGGTCAAGTGACCTCGATTATTCATAGTTCATCAGTTGATCCACATGATTTTGAGCCAACTACTAAAAACGCCAAAGCAGTTTCTAAGGCGAATATTGTGATTCAAAATGGCAATGGTTATGATGATTGGCTTGGGAAGCTGGTTAAAGCTAATGATCAAAAAATTATTGATTTTAAAGTTAGTGAAGATCTGCTAAAGTTCCCAACTGGTAGCAATGAACACGTATGGTATAATCCAACGACAATGCCTAAATTAGCTAATGAGTTAGCTAATCAATTTAGTAAGTTAGATTCGAGTCATACAAAATATTATCGACAAAATGCAGCTAAATACATCCAATCATTAGCGCCATTACAAAAATTAATTAAAACTGTCAAACAAAATGTTGACCAAAATAATAAATTAGTAGATGTTAGTGAACCCGTCTTTAGTATTGCGTTGGCTCATCTAGGGTATCAGGTTAATAATCCACATTTTGCTAAGGCAATTGAGGATGGTAACGATCCTTCGCCGGCTGATATTGCTAAAATGCAAGCAGACATTCGGCAACGAAAGATTGCTTTCTTAGTGGTTAACACGCAAGAAAGTGACAGTATTGTTGATAATATGGCGAAACTAGCCCGCAAGCATAATGTTCCAATTTTAAAAGTGACCGAATCATTACCAGCGGGTTTAAATTATAAACAATGGATGATGAACCAATATGAACAATTAAGAAAAATTCAACAGGGGATGTAA
- the yidA gene encoding sugar-phosphatase: MAIKLIAIDIDGTLLNEKNELAQPTIDAVKRATAQNIKVVLCTGRPLTGAHTYLKRLGLDDQSDSYVITFNGSLAQTTDGSVLVRHTLNFNDYIDMEALSRKIGVHFHCETDQYIYTANKNLSPYTIGEAYLVRMPIRYREVGEMSSDLSISKGMMIDDPTIISRIEQENLIPQAIKDRFYIVKSEPFFLEFMNKHASKGNALNDLSHQLNLMPEEIMALGDQGNDLTMIEYAGLGVAMGNATAEVKAAANKITLTNVENGVAAAIEKYALN, translated from the coding sequence ATGGCAATTAAATTAATCGCAATCGATATTGACGGCACTTTGTTAAACGAAAAAAATGAGTTAGCACAACCAACCATTGATGCAGTTAAACGGGCAACCGCACAAAACATCAAGGTTGTTCTCTGTACTGGACGTCCGTTAACTGGCGCTCACACATATTTAAAACGTTTAGGCCTAGATGACCAAAGTGACAGCTACGTGATCACATTTAATGGTTCATTGGCCCAGACAACTGATGGTAGTGTGCTTGTTCGCCATACCTTAAATTTTAATGATTATATTGACATGGAAGCACTTAGTCGTAAAATTGGCGTCCATTTTCATTGTGAGACAGACCAATATATTTACACAGCCAATAAAAATCTAAGTCCATACACTATTGGAGAAGCATACTTGGTTCGTATGCCGATTCGATATCGTGAAGTCGGCGAAATGAGTAGTGATTTATCAATTTCTAAGGGAATGATGATTGACGACCCAACTATTATCAGTCGGATTGAACAAGAAAATCTGATTCCACAAGCAATAAAAGATCGTTTTTACATCGTTAAGAGTGAACCATTTTTCCTTGAATTTATGAACAAACATGCAAGTAAAGGAAATGCACTAAATGATCTTAGCCACCAATTAAACTTAATGCCAGAAGAAATTATGGCATTAGGAGATCAGGGCAATGACCTGACTATGATTGAATATGCTGGCTTAGGTGTTGCAATGGGCAATGCTACTGCTGAAGTTAAGGCAGCAGCAAACAAAATCACACTAACAAACGTCGAAAACGGTGTTGCCGCGGCAATTGAAAAGTACGCATTAAACTAG
- a CDS encoding ribose-phosphate diphosphokinase produces MEQQYFDPKLKIFALNSNLPLAEKIADTVGVELGKLSVDRFSDGEIRINIEESIRGDNVYVIQSTSAPVNDNLMELLIMIDALRRASANTINIVMPYYGYARQDRKARSREPITAKLVANMLEKAGASRIVALDLHAAQIQGFFDIPLDHLMGAPLLADYFINHGIAENAVVVSPDHGGVTRARALAEFLKTPIAIIDKRRPKANVAEVMNIIGDVAGKRCILIDDMIDTAGTITLGSQALIDAGATEVYASCTHPVLSDPAIERLEKSPIKQVIVTDSINLPDEKRIDKLVQVSVGPLMGAAIKRINENRPVSPLFKKRFPAEQEL; encoded by the coding sequence ATGGAACAACAATATTTTGATCCGAAATTAAAAATTTTCGCACTTAACTCAAATTTGCCTTTAGCAGAAAAAATTGCTGATACTGTTGGGGTAGAATTGGGGAAACTTTCCGTTGACCGGTTTAGTGATGGTGAAATCAGGATTAACATTGAAGAAAGCATTCGTGGCGACAATGTTTATGTTATTCAGTCAACTTCTGCCCCTGTTAATGATAATCTGATGGAACTGTTGATCATGATCGATGCATTGCGTCGTGCCAGCGCTAATACTATTAATATCGTGATGCCATACTATGGTTATGCCAGACAAGATCGTAAGGCGCGCTCACGCGAACCGATTACGGCTAAATTGGTCGCAAATATGCTTGAAAAAGCTGGTGCTTCTAGAATCGTGGCATTAGATTTGCATGCTGCCCAAATTCAGGGATTCTTTGATATTCCATTGGATCATTTGATGGGTGCGCCATTGTTGGCTGATTATTTCATCAACCATGGCATTGCTGAAAATGCAGTCGTTGTTTCGCCAGATCATGGTGGAGTGACACGCGCACGCGCACTAGCCGAATTTTTGAAGACTCCGATTGCCATTATTGATAAACGGAGGCCTAAGGCAAACGTGGCTGAAGTTATGAATATTATCGGGGATGTTGCTGGTAAACGGTGTATTTTGATTGATGATATGATTGACACGGCTGGAACCATTACATTAGGATCACAGGCGCTGATTGATGCTGGTGCAACTGAAGTTTATGCTTCTTGTACTCATCCAGTGTTGTCAGATCCAGCTATTGAACGTTTAGAAAAGTCACCAATTAAACAAGTTATTGTTACTGACTCAATCAACTTACCAGATGAGAAACGAATTGATAAGTTAGTCCAAGTTTCAGTTGGTCCATTAATGGGTGCCGCAATTAAAAGGATTAATGAAAATCGACCAGTTAGTCCATTATTCAAAAAAAGATTTCCTGCTGAGCAGGAATTATAA
- a CDS encoding ATP-binding cassette domain-containing protein → MINDILTIKHLKLAYGDKPVIQDLNFSLAQGSFTVILGENGVGKTTLVRALLGQLRPQAGSIEFLNDQEPVKLGYVPQFRNVDEEYPLSIREFVALNLYHGWTPWLKKEEQKRVDWAIEQTNLEKIATRQLGQASGGEKQRAYLAQALIEHPNLLILDESTASLDVSMKYELLELVARLQKQQPLSVLFVTHDLPLAKQFADHFLLMEHNKYVTGPIDELAVQDVGAEHV, encoded by the coding sequence ATTATTAACGATATTCTGACAATTAAACATTTGAAATTAGCGTACGGCGATAAACCGGTTATTCAGGACCTGAATTTTTCCCTCGCGCAAGGCTCATTTACAGTTATTTTAGGCGAAAATGGTGTTGGAAAAACAACGTTAGTTAGAGCACTATTGGGTCAACTTAGACCACAGGCCGGATCAATCGAATTTTTGAATGATCAAGAACCAGTAAAACTTGGTTATGTGCCGCAATTTAGGAACGTTGATGAGGAGTATCCATTATCGATTCGTGAGTTTGTTGCACTGAATTTATATCATGGTTGGACACCATGGTTGAAAAAAGAGGAACAAAAGCGTGTCGATTGGGCCATTGAACAAACCAATCTGGAAAAAATTGCAACGAGACAGTTGGGACAGGCTTCTGGCGGCGAAAAGCAGCGGGCCTATCTAGCACAGGCACTGATTGAACATCCTAATTTATTGATTTTAGATGAATCGACAGCGAGTCTTGATGTCAGCATGAAATATGAACTATTGGAATTGGTAGCGCGATTGCAAAAGCAACAACCATTGAGTGTGTTATTTGTAACACATGACCTCCCATTGGCCAAACAGTTTGCAGATCATTTTTTATTGATGGAACACAACAAGTATGTAACTGGACCAATCGATGAATTGGCGGTTCAAGATGTGGGGGCAGAACATGTTTAG
- the cysE gene encoding serine O-acetyltransferase codes for MFSAAKYIVKIDPAAKSMWEVIFTYSGFQALAFYRVSHRLYQAKRYFWAALVAHLGKKMTQVEIHPGAKIGNHVFIDHGTGVVIGETAIVGNYVTILHGVTLGSRYNNDGPRHPRISDHVLVGANALLLGPITVGSYAKVGAGSVVLHDVPKNATIVGNPGRVVNREIKLVVRG; via the coding sequence ATGTTTTCCGCCGCCAAATACATCGTGAAAATTGATCCTGCTGCTAAAAGTATGTGGGAAGTTATCTTTACTTACTCAGGCTTTCAGGCACTGGCTTTTTATCGGGTTAGTCATCGACTATATCAGGCTAAACGGTACTTTTGGGCTGCATTAGTTGCACATCTAGGTAAAAAAATGACACAAGTTGAGATTCATCCTGGAGCTAAGATTGGTAACCATGTTTTTATTGATCATGGCACAGGTGTGGTTATTGGCGAAACAGCGATTGTTGGCAATTACGTGACCATTTTGCATGGAGTGACGTTAGGATCACGTTATAACAATGATGGACCACGACATCCGCGGATTAGCGACCATGTATTAGTTGGTGCGAATGCGCTTTTACTAGGGCCAATAACTGTTGGATCTTACGCCAAAGTGGGGGCAGGAAGCGTTGTATTACATGATGTCCCTAAAAATGCTACCATAGTTGGTAATCCAGGTAGAGTTGTTAATCGAGAAATAAAATTGGTAGTACGGGGATGA
- the glmU gene encoding bifunctional UDP-N-acetylglucosamine diphosphorylase/glucosamine-1-phosphate N-acetyltransferase GlmU: protein MATRNTIILAAGKGTRMKSKLYKVLHQVCGKAMVDHVLTQIEKNKMDNVVTVVGYGAENVEEALGDRTKYVLQKQQLGTGHAVLQTEELLGNLDGETLIVSGDTPLFTAETFTHLLEYHEAKKAAATVLTSVAPNPTGYGRIVRNEIGIVEKIVEQKDATPEETAISEINTGVYCFDNRTLFDALHLITNENAQGEYYLTDVIGILKQRGDIVAAYKMDNFDESMGVNDRIALAKANQVMRNRINTGLMQNGVTLMDPDSTYIDSDIKIGSDTVIEGGVSIKGDTTIGSDCFIGAHSEIQDSVIHDEVKVLSSFIEKSEMHTGSDIGPYSHLRPESEIGEKAHLGNFVEVKKSQIGNGTKVGHLTYVGDATLGENINVGCGVVFVNYDGTAKHHTNVGDHAFIGSNSNLIAPLEIAEDSFVAAGSTITDGTEKFDMAIARARQVNKPGYAKKLPW, encoded by the coding sequence ATGGCAACACGTAATACGATTATTTTAGCAGCGGGTAAGGGAACACGAATGAAATCCAAGCTCTATAAGGTATTGCATCAGGTTTGTGGCAAAGCCATGGTTGACCATGTGTTAACGCAAATCGAAAAAAATAAAATGGATAATGTAGTTACTGTTGTTGGTTATGGTGCTGAAAACGTAGAAGAGGCTTTGGGTGATCGAACAAAGTACGTACTGCAAAAGCAACAGCTTGGTACTGGTCACGCAGTGCTACAAACTGAAGAATTACTTGGTAATTTGGATGGAGAAACACTGATTGTTAGTGGTGACACACCGCTTTTTACCGCAGAAACATTTACCCATTTACTTGAGTATCATGAGGCCAAAAAAGCAGCTGCAACTGTTTTAACATCTGTTGCGCCTAATCCAACTGGATACGGTCGGATTGTACGAAATGAAATTGGAATTGTAGAAAAAATTGTGGAACAAAAGGATGCAACGCCTGAAGAAACTGCTATTTCAGAAATCAATACGGGTGTCTATTGTTTTGATAATCGGACTTTGTTTGATGCACTACATTTAATTACCAATGAAAATGCACAAGGGGAATACTATTTGACGGATGTCATTGGTATTTTAAAGCAACGTGGTGACATTGTTGCAGCATATAAAATGGATAATTTTGACGAATCAATGGGAGTTAATGATCGGATTGCTTTAGCAAAAGCCAATCAGGTTATGCGCAATCGCATTAACACAGGATTAATGCAAAACGGTGTGACACTAATGGATCCTGATAGCACCTATATCGATTCAGATATTAAAATCGGTTCTGATACGGTAATTGAGGGCGGTGTTTCTATTAAAGGAGATACAACTATTGGCTCAGATTGCTTTATCGGGGCCCACTCTGAAATTCAGGATTCAGTTATTCATGATGAAGTTAAGGTGTTATCATCATTCATTGAAAAGTCAGAAATGCACACTGGCAGCGATATCGGGCCATACAGTCATTTGCGACCAGAATCAGAAATTGGTGAAAAGGCGCATCTAGGTAATTTTGTAGAAGTTAAAAAATCACAAATTGGTAATGGTACTAAAGTGGGACACTTGACCTATGTTGGGGATGCAACATTAGGCGAGAACATCAATGTTGGTTGCGGAGTAGTATTTGTCAATTACGATGGAACGGCTAAGCATCATACGAATGTTGGTGATCATGCCTTCATCGGTAGCAATTCCAATTTGATTGCTCCACTAGAAATTGCTGAAGATTCATTTGTGGCGGCTGGTTCAACGATTACTGATGGAACTGAAAAATTTGATATGGCAATTGCACGAGCTCGTCAGGTCAATAAACCTGGATATGCCAAAAAATTACCATGGTAA
- a CDS encoding metal ABC transporter permease, which produces MFSFDFMRHAFVAGTFIALICGIIGVFVIARSMSFLTHTLSEIGFAGAAFGVFAGWPAINGMLLFTIVSSVIVGQMSVKAARRESAITAVSALFIGLGILFLSLSNQNASSATSILFGSVIGISQSEVWQIIGLSVVVLLVILFSYRSLKFDSFDSVGARVNGVKSNLVSIVFLIVLALSVSIAAQIVGSLLIFILLTLPAASAKYFVHSVFKMMVLSIGFALIGTWCGLYLGYLTNWPVSFFIASLEVIIYCIALLHARRA; this is translated from the coding sequence ATGTTTAGTTTTGATTTTATGCGACATGCATTTGTTGCCGGGACCTTTATTGCTCTTATTTGTGGCATTATTGGTGTATTTGTAATTGCACGAAGTATGTCTTTTTTGACCCATACGTTATCTGAAATTGGGTTTGCTGGTGCAGCATTTGGTGTTTTTGCTGGTTGGCCAGCGATTAATGGTATGCTGTTATTTACAATTGTTAGTTCAGTGATTGTTGGTCAAATGAGTGTTAAAGCAGCACGCCGTGAATCAGCAATTACGGCAGTATCTGCCCTTTTTATTGGGCTCGGAATTTTATTTCTATCGTTATCTAATCAAAATGCCAGCTCAGCCACTAGTATTTTATTTGGTAGTGTAATCGGAATTAGTCAGTCTGAGGTCTGGCAAATAATTGGTTTATCAGTAGTTGTCTTATTGGTCATTTTATTCAGTTACCGTTCGTTGAAGTTTGATTCATTTGACTCGGTGGGCGCACGGGTTAATGGAGTTAAGTCTAATTTAGTTTCAATTGTTTTTTTAATAGTGTTAGCACTTAGCGTTAGTATTGCCGCCCAAATCGTGGGTTCACTATTGATTTTTATTTTATTAACCTTACCAGCAGCGAGTGCTAAATATTTTGTCCATAGCGTTTTCAAAATGATGGTATTGTCAATTGGTTTCGCCTTGATCGGTACTTGGTGTGGCTTGTACTTAGGCTACTTAACTAATTGGCCAGTTAGTTTCTTTATTGCCAGCTTAGAAGTAATAATATATTGTATTGCCTTGTTGCATGCTAGAAGAGCATAG
- the purR gene encoding pur operon repressor — MKVRRSDRLVDMTRYLLERPRTLISLKFFAQRYDSAKSSISEDLGILKRTFQDRGTGILETVPGAAGGARFIPYILREDAQKFIEQIIHEVNDESRLLPGGYVYLSDLLSRPDVLRQVGRLIATQYLNQDVDTVMTVATKGIPIAQSVATFLNVPFVIVRNDSHITEGSTVSVNYVSGSSKRIEKMELSRRSLKEGAHVLVVDDFMKGGGTLNGMASLIKEFDASLVGMTVFAEGEFSGEHRLVDHYTSLIKVNAVNPNDQTITAQPGNYLTTVFGKEMGSK; from the coding sequence ATGAAAGTCAGACGAAGCGACCGATTAGTTGATATGACAAGATATTTGCTTGAACGTCCACGGACGTTGATATCCCTGAAGTTTTTTGCGCAACGTTATGATTCCGCAAAATCCTCAATTAGTGAAGACCTTGGAATTCTAAAACGCACGTTTCAAGATCGTGGAACTGGTATTTTAGAGACTGTTCCTGGAGCAGCCGGGGGCGCACGCTTTATCCCATATATTTTGCGTGAAGATGCTCAAAAATTTATTGAACAGATAATCCATGAAGTTAATGATGAGAGTCGTCTCTTACCAGGTGGATATGTTTATTTGTCTGACTTACTCAGTCGTCCAGATGTTTTGCGACAAGTTGGCCGATTAATTGCCACTCAATATCTTAATCAAGATGTGGATACAGTTATGACAGTGGCCACTAAGGGGATTCCGATTGCTCAGAGTGTTGCTACTTTTCTAAATGTACCATTTGTAATTGTTAGAAATGACTCACACATCACGGAAGGTTCAACGGTCAGCGTTAATTACGTTTCGGGTTCTTCTAAACGAATTGAAAAAATGGAATTATCACGACGGAGCTTAAAAGAGGGCGCTCATGTGTTAGTGGTGGATGACTTCATGAAGGGTGGCGGTACGTTGAATGGTATGGCCTCGCTGATTAAAGAATTTGACGCTTCACTCGTTGGAATGACAGTATTTGCCGAGGGAGAATTTAGTGGTGAACATCGGTTAGTTGACCATTACACATCGCTGATTAAAGTTAACGCAGTAAATCCGAACGATCAAACGATTACTGCACAACCTGGTAATTATTTAACAACGGTATTTGGAAAAGAAATGGGGAGTAAATAA